One part of the Dyadobacter sp. 676 genome encodes these proteins:
- a CDS encoding class I SAM-dependent methyltransferase: MIAAYIKYLLRSGNEHSIHSPFLFELYNNVIAVRRDTNPAYEAIRSLRRELLRSGEQIEILDLGAGSRINKSNLREIKTIAKNAEKPAKFGRLFYRLIRRFQPATILELGTSLGLTTLYMSKAGPDAQLITFEGCPQTARKAQEHFRRQNATNIEVVLGNIDETLPARLASLDRPIDFAYFDANHRYEPTVRYFEQCLPHIQNGSLFIFDDIYWSAEMTQAWEYIKAHPKVTVTVDLFWIGLVFFRSEQAKENFTLRF, from the coding sequence TTGATTGCTGCTTACATTAAGTACCTTTTGCGCTCGGGCAACGAGCATTCCATTCATTCTCCCTTCCTGTTTGAGCTTTACAACAATGTGATCGCCGTCCGCAGGGACACCAATCCGGCATATGAGGCGATCCGCTCGCTGCGCAGGGAGCTGCTGCGCTCCGGGGAGCAAATCGAAATCCTCGACCTCGGCGCAGGCTCGCGCATCAACAAATCGAACCTGCGGGAGATTAAAACGATCGCAAAAAACGCAGAAAAACCCGCAAAATTCGGCCGCCTTTTCTACCGGCTAATCCGGCGTTTTCAACCGGCGACGATCCTCGAACTCGGCACCTCCCTGGGGTTGACTACATTATATATGTCCAAAGCCGGGCCCGACGCGCAGCTGATCACCTTCGAGGGTTGCCCCCAAACCGCGCGCAAGGCGCAGGAGCATTTCAGGCGGCAGAATGCGACTAATATCGAAGTAGTGCTGGGCAATATCGACGAGACCTTGCCCGCGCGCCTCGCATCGCTCGACCGCCCCATCGACTTCGCGTATTTCGACGCCAACCACCGGTACGAACCGACCGTCCGCTACTTCGAGCAATGTCTTCCGCACATTCAGAACGGCTCGCTGTTCATTTTTGACGACATATATTGGTCCGCTGAGATGACACAGGCCTGGGAATATATCAAAGCACATCCCAAAGTAACTGTAACAGTCGACCTGTTCTGGATCGGACTGGTGTTCTTTCGGAGCGAGCAAGCGAAGGAGAACTTCACGCTCAGATTTTAA
- the apaG gene encoding Co2+/Mg2+ efflux protein ApaG has protein sequence MVSKVTDGVKVTVLTEYQPDYSNPGQDHFVFTYKILIENHSEHTVKLLRRHWLIYDANGTVREVEGAGIVGLQPVLEPGDVHDYVSGCNLRTDMGKMAGTYLMERVLDGRQFRVVIPAFSLVAPYRLN, from the coding sequence CGTTTTAACGGAATATCAGCCCGACTACTCCAATCCGGGTCAGGATCATTTTGTGTTTACCTACAAAATCCTGATCGAGAACCACAGCGAGCATACCGTGAAGCTTCTCAGAAGGCATTGGCTGATTTACGACGCCAACGGAACCGTGCGCGAGGTCGAGGGCGCGGGCATTGTGGGTCTCCAACCGGTGCTGGAACCCGGCGATGTGCACGATTACGTTTCGGGCTGCAACCTGCGGACAGACATGGGCAAGATGGCGGGGACTTACCTGATGGAGCGCGTGCTCGACGGCCGGCAGTTCCGCGTCGTCATTCCCGCATTCTCGCTCGTAGCGCCTTATCGCCTCAACTGA